The Streptomyces sp. NBC_00335 DNA window CTGCCGCAGGACATGCTGGACGCGCTCGGCACCGGGGAGCCCCTCGCGGCCCCCGGGCACGGCTACGTGCCGCCGCCGATGATCGTGCCGCTGGGTACGGGGAGTACGGATCCGGCGGCCACGGGCACGTGGACGATCCCGGTGCAGTGGCCGGAGGCCGGCGCGTCGGCTCCGGTGGACGCGGGTGCGGGCGCGGGAGGTTCGGGGTCCGCGGCGCGGGCTCCGATCCCGGCGTCGGTGCCGATCCCTGCATCGGTGGCCGCGGCCTTCGCGGATCCGGCGGCGGAGCCGGTGGCCGAGCCCGTCGCGGAGACCTTCGGGCAGCCCCACGCGGAGCCTTTCGCGGAGTCCTTCGCAGAGCCTTTCGGCGAGCCCTTCGGCGAGCCCTTCGCGGGGAACCGGGCCGCGGTGCACGAGCCGGGGTCCACCGCCGAGTGGCGGTTCCCCGAGGCGGAGGCGAGCGACGTGTGGACGCCCGGAGGCGCGGGCGACACGGGCAGCTTCGGGCAGCTCGCGGCCTCGGCCGACTGGAGCCGGGCCCCCGCGACACTGCCCGGCGGGGCCGCGGCTCCGTGGGCGGCCCATCCGGACTTCGAGGGCGCGCGCGGGTACGTGGCGCAGCAGCCGGGCGGGGACGGGCCGGGCTCGGACGGGCCGCGTTCCGACGGTGCGGGGTCCGAGGGTCTGGGTTCCGACCCGCTGGGCTCCGGGGTGTTCCCCGGGGTCTTCGCACCGGCCGGCGGATCCTTCGGCTCGGGCCCGGGGCGCGGACCGCGCGTGCTGGGCGGCCCGGGGGTCGGTACCCCGCTGGACGGGGAGCCGGGCTACCCGGCCCCGCACGACATCGAAGCCGCCCACGGTCCGGCGCAGGTCCCGGACTCGGGGGAGCGGCCGCATCCGGGGGGCGAGGGCGAAGCCCGGGGTGACGAAGCCCGGGGTGGCGAGGAAGCCCGGGGTGCTGACGGAGCGCGGAGCGCTGACGGAGCCGGGGCCGTCGAGGTCGAGGGGGTCGCGGGCGAAGCCGCGGATCCGGCCGGAGCCGGGGCCGTCGAGGCGCAGCAGGGTGACGGCGGAGCCGTGCCGGCCGGCGGCGAAGCCGGGGCCGCGCCCGCGCCGGGTACGGAGGACGCCGACCTGGCTGTCCAGGCGGCTTCTGCGGAGACGGCCGAAGGGGTTTCGGGCGAGCGGGCGACGTACGAGGAAGAAGACGCCGATGCGGCGGACGCCGCGGCCGTCGCACATCACGAGCACCCGTCGGCCTCCTACGTCCTGCGCGTCAACGGCGCCGACCGCCCCGTCACCGGCGCGTGGATCGGCGAGTCCCTCCTCTACGTGCTGCGCGAGCGCCTCGGCCTCGCCGGCGCCAAGGACGGCTGCTCGCAGGGCGAATGCGGCGCCTGCGCCGTGCAGGTCGACGGCCGGCTCGTCGCCTCCTGCCTCGTCCCGGCGGCCACCGCGGCGGGCAGCGAGGTCCGGACCGTGGAAGGTCTCGCGACCGACGGGGAACTGTCGGACGTACAAGAGGCGTTGTGCAGGTCGGGTGCGGTGCAGTGCGGGTTCTGCGTCCCCGGCATGGCCATGACCATCCACGATCTGCTGGAAGGCAACCACGCCCCCAGCGAGCTGGAGACCCGCCAGGCCCTGTGCGGCAACCTCTGCCGCTGCTCCGGCTACTCGGGCGTCATCGAGGCCGTGCGCGAGGTCGTGGCCGAGCGCGGATCGGCGGCCGAAGCGGCCGCCGCGGCCTCCGCCGAGGCCCGGATCCCGCACCAGGCCCCGCCGGGCGAGGGCGGCGTCCACGGCATGCAGGGCAACGAGGGCAACCACGGCGACCAGGGCAACCAGGGGAACCACGGGATGCAGGGCAACCACGGCAACCACGAGGGAGGCACGGCGTGAGCGCCCACGACGCGGCGACGGTCCCGGCAGCGGTCACGACACCGGTTTCCGAGGGCGCGGAGCCGGCGGAGTCGGCCGTCCCGCGCGGCATCGGCGCGTCCGTCTCGGCCACCGACACCCGGGCCAAGACCGAGGGCACCTTCCCCTACGCCGCCGACCTGTGGGCCGAGGGCCTCCTCTGGGCCGCCGTGCTGCGCTCTCCGCACGCCCACGCCCGCATCCTCTCCATCGACACCTCCGCCGCCGCCGAAATGCCCGGCGTGCGGGCCGTCGTCACCCACGCCGACGTCCCCGGCGCCACCACGCACGGCCGCCGCATCGCCGACCGGCCCGTCTTCGCGCACGACGTGGTCCGCCACCACGGCGAGCCCATCGCCGCCGTCGCCGCCGACCACCCGGACACCGCACGCCTCGCGGCCGCCGCGATCGCCGTCGAGTACGAGCTCCTCGACCCGGTCACCGACCCCGAACAGGCCTTCGGCGCCCCCGACCTGCACCCCGACGGCAACCTGATCCGGCACATCCCGCTGCGCTACGGCGACCCCGAAGCCACCGGCGAGTTCGTCGTCGAGGGCCTCTACCGCATCGGCCGCCAAGACCCCGCCCCCATCGGCGCCGAGGCCGGACTGGCCGTACCGCGCCCCGACGGCGGCGTGGAGATCTACACCGCCTCCACCGACCCGCACACCGACCGCGACCTGGCCGCCGCCTGCTTCGGCCTCGAACCGGACCGCGTACGGGTCGTGGTCACCGGGGTCCCCGGCGCGACGGCCGACCGCGAGGACGCCGCCTTCCAGCTCCCGCTGGGCCTGCTCGCCCTGCGCACCGGCTGCCCGGTCAAACTGGCCGCCACCCGCGAGGAGTCCTTCCTCGGCCACCCCCACCGCCACCCGACGCTGCTGCGCTACCGCCACCACGCGGACGCCGACGGCCGGCTGGTCAAGGTCGAGGCCCAGATCCTGATGGACGCGGGCGCGTACGCGGACGCCTCCTCGGAATCCCTCGCGGCAGCCGTGGCCTTCGCCTGCGGCCCGTACGTGGTCCCGCACGCCTTCGTCGAAGGCTGGGCGGTCCGTACGAACAACCCCCCGTCGGGCCACGTGCGCGGCGAAGGCGCCATGCAGGTCTGCGCGGCCTACGAGGGCCAGATGGACAAGCTGGCGGCCGCCCTCGGCATGGACGGCGCCGAACTGCGCCTGCGCAACGTCCTGGCCACCGGCGACCTGCTCCCGACCGGCCAGACGGTCACCTGCCCCGCCCCCGTCGCGGAACTCCTGCGCGCGGTGCGCGACCACGAACTGCCCGCCCTCCCCAAGGACACCCCGGAGGAGGAGTGGCTGCTCCCGGGCGGCCTGGAGGGCGCGGGCGAGCCGGGCGCGGTACGGCGCGGCGTCGGGTACGGGGTCGGCATGGTCCACATGCTCGGCGCGGAGGGCACCGACGAGGTGTCCACGGCGACCGTGAAGATCGTCGGCGGCGCGGCCACGGTCATCTGCGCGGCCGTCGACACCGGCCAGGGCTTCTCCACGCTCGCCCGCCAGATCGTCCAGGAGACCCTGGGCGTGGACGAGGTCGTCACCGCCCCGGTCGACACCGACCAGCCGCCGGCGGGCCCCTCCGCCCACGGCCGCCACACCTGGGTCTCGGGCGGCGCCGTCGAGCGGGCCGCGAAGATGGTCCGTACGCAGCTCCTCCAGCCGATGGCCCACAAGCTCGGCATGTCCACCGAACTCCTCCAGATCGCGGATGGCCGGATCACGTCGTACGACGGAGCCTTCTCCACGACCGTCGCGGAAGCGATGGAGGGCAAGGAACTTTGGGCCACCGCCCAGTGCCGCCCCCACCCGACGGAGCCGCTGGACGGCGACGGCCAGGGCGACGCCTTCGTCGGCCTCGCCTTCTGCGCGATCCGCGCGGTGGTCGACGTGGACATCGAGCTCGGCTCGGTACGCGTCGTGGAACTCGCGGTCGCCCAGGACGTCGGCCGCGTCCTCAACCCCCGCCAGCTGGCGGCCCGTATCGAAGCGGGCGTCATCCAGGGCGTCGGCGCGGCCCTGACGGAGAACCTCCGCACCGCCTCGGGCCTGATCCGCCACCCCGACCTCACGGGCTACGCCCTGCCCACTTCCCTGGACGCCCCGACGGTCCGCATCGTCAAACTCGTCGAGGAACGCGACGTGGTGGCCCCCTTCGGAGCCAAGCCGGCGAGCGCCGTCCCGGTGGTCACGGCCCCCGCGGCGGTGGCCTCGGCGGTCCGCGCGGCCACGGGCCGCCCGGTCAACAGGCTCCCGATCCGGCCATCGGCGGCAGTGGCGGCGCCCAACTCGTAACCTTGTGACCCTGATTGCACCTGCAACCCGGAACTTGGGCCTGTCGGCGTCTGTCGATAGAGTGTTTGTGGACACTGGCGACGTGCGTGTGCGAATGCGCGCGAAGCCGTGCGAACGGGGACGACGGGGAGTCGGGGAGGCCATCGTGGCAGTGGACTATGGGCCGGGCGTGTTCGGAGTGGACTTCGGTGTGGGCGTTGCCTCGCCGGCGGCTCTGGGCGCGCTCCAGGTCGAATACGAATCGCTGACGGACTACAAGAAGCGGGTCGACGGTCTGCTGGCGAAGCTGGTCGAGTCTCCGGCGAGCGACAAGAAACTGGCGGACGGCACCCTCCCGGAGAACTCCCTGGGCGAGGGCTTCGCGGAGGCCAAGCGGCTGTTCACGGCCTACTCGAACGTGCACACGCAGTTGCTCGCGCTGTCGAAGGGGCTGGCTGACCAGATCGAGGGGCTCAGCTTCGCGATTCAGACGAGCCACGGCGGTTTCGAGGGCGTTGACGAGGACACGAAGCGGCGGATGCTGGCGATCAGCAAGCAGGCCGACGCGAACTACGTCCCGGAACGGGACCCGTTGGCGCCGCCGCCTCCGCACAGCTCGGCTTCGCACGGAGGCTCGTCGGCAGAAACTCAGGTGGACTTCTGATGGCGACGAACTTCGAGAGCCACACGCACCAGCAGCTGCTGGCCATGCTCGCCTCGGCCAACGCGGAGACCCTCAAGGCGCGCGGTGCCCAGCTGACGGACGCCGCGGCGACCATCAAGGAGATCGGCGAAAGCCTCAAGGACCACCGGGTGACCGGCTGGGAAGGCGAATCGGCCACGGCCTTCCAGGACTGGGTGAGCCGCGCGGGCAACGCGACGCTGCGCCTGAGCGAGTACAGCGCCGAGGGCGGCAAGCAGCTGACGCAGGCCAGCCAGGTCGTCATCGAGGTCAAGGCCAACATGCCGACGTACGACAGCGGGGCCGCGGCCAATCTGGAGGCCTCCCGCGAGTACCGCAACGACCCCGACGCGGCGCAGATCGGCCAGCAGGCACACTCGAAGCTGAGCGGCGACCGGCAGCAGGCGATCCAGCAGATGACGAAGCTGGCGCAGGGGTACGAGGCTTCGGCTACTGGGATGGAGATGGCGGAGATTCCGACGTTTCCGAAGTGGCCGGATCCCTTCGTCCCACCGCACGTCGACGGTGCGGAGACGATGGCGCGTTCTGGTGGGACCTCTGGCGCAGGAGACTCCTCACATGCGCCCGTGACGGGCGGGTCCAGCGGTTCATCGTCGGCCTTTGTCCCGCCTTCCGGGGCGCCAGCAGGGCAGGGTGGCACATCGACTGGGGTACCGGGCCCCGCACCAGGCACGGCACCGGGTCCCGTTCCGGTGCCCCCGGACCGCAACATCGGCACCGGTCTCGATAACGTCGGCCCGGCGCCGAGTACGACCCTTCCCCCGGCTCCGGGAGTGCCCGGAAGCCCAGGTCCGGTCGGACCGGGTGGCGGCGGTTCGGGTATCACCCCCGGCGGGTTCGTCCCGCCCGTGACGCTGCCGCCGGGCGGTGGCGTACAGAAGCCGATCGGCGGTGGCGGCCCGGGCAGCTTTGGTCCCGTCGGTACCGTTCCCGGCGCTGGTGGAATGGGTGGGAAGGGGGGCGGACCAGGTGGTGTTGCCGGTCTGCCCCCGCGCGACAGCGGCATTTCGGGCGGTCGGCCGGTGACGCCCAGCGGGCCGGGCGCGAGCATTCCCCGTGGCACGGTCATCGGTGGTGAGGGCGCGCAGGCGGCCGGGCGCGGTATGGGCATGGGCGGCGGTATGGGTATGGGGGGTGGCGGAGCGCAAGGCGGTCTCGGCAGCCCCACGGCCGGTCGTCGCCTCGCGAGCGAACCGGGCGGCGTCGTCGGTGGACGCCAGCCAGGTGTGGGCGGTCGCTCAATCTCTGGCGGGCAGCCCTTTACCCAGGGTGGTTCCGGGCTGGTTCGCGGCGCATCGGGTGCGAGCCCGATGGCTGGTCCGATGGGTCACGGTGGCGCGGGTGCACCTGCTTCGGGCCGACGTGGCGATGGCCGGCAGGGTGAGCGCCCTGACTACCTGGCTGAGGACGAAGAGACGTGGCGGGGCGATGGTCGTGTCGTTCCGCCGGTGATCGACTGAGTGGAGCGGACGTTGCACGGGATGCGTATGCGTAGGGCGGGCGCGGTCTTGGCGGGTTTCCTGCTGGCGGGGGTCGCGGCGACCCCCGCCCATGCGGAGACCATTCGGTCGCAGCAGTGGCATCTCACGTCGATGAAGGCAGATGACATCTGGAAGACCAGTACAGGTAAGGGTGTCACGGTCGCCATCATTGACAGCGGCGTTGACTCCATCCCAGAACTGGAAGGCCAAGTCCTACCGGGCAAGGACTACGCCACCAGCTACAAGGGCGATGAGCGAACGGATTGGAATAACCACGGCACGACCATGGCGGCGATCATTGCGGCTAGTGGGAAACACCCCAGCGGCGACGGATCGTTCGGGCTTGCTCCTGGAGCCAAGATTCTCCCGATTCGTGTGCCGCAGGGGGAGAATGCGTCCAATCCGATTTGGACCGAAGCGATTCGGTATGCGGCTGACTCGGACGCGAAGATCATCAACATCTCCATGGCTACATCCGTAGAAGACCCGGCGCGCATCGAAGCAGTGAAGTACGCCCTCTCAAAGGGGAAGCTGATCTTTGCTGGTGTGGGTAACAATGGGGATGCGGGAAACAGAGTCCTTTACCCGGCTGCAACGCCAGGCGTGGTGGGCGTTGGTGCCATCGACAAAAACGGGAAAGCAACCGCAGAGTCACAGCACGGGCCGCAAGTCGACTTGACCGCTCCGGGCGCCGACATCGTTACGGCTTGCGCCAGCGAAACCCAACTGTGCAAGAACCACGGCACCAGTGATGCCACAGCCCTCGCCTCCGCCTCCGCCGCGCTGATCTGGTCCGCCCACCCCGACTGGACCAACAACCAGGTGCTCCGGGTCATGATGAACACTGCCGGCAAGCCCGTCGACGGCGCCGAGCGCAGCGACTTCGTCGGCTACGGCGTCGTCCGCCCCCGCATCGCGGTACCCAACCCCGGCGACCCCGGCCCCGCGGACGTCTACCCGCTCCCCGACCTGGCCGCAGCCGGCGGCGGGACGGGGACGAAGGCCCCGTCGGCCCCCTCGTCCTCCAGCCCCGAGGCGTCGGCCCCGGCCCCGCAGGCAGTCGGGAAGAAGGACGACGGCGTCGGCGGCAGCCACCTCCCCTGGCTGGGCCTTGGCCTCGGGCTCGGTGCCTGTCTGCTCATCGGTGGAGCCGTCACCGCTGTTGTCGTCCGGCGCCGGAGCCGCTGACTCGCGCCAAGGCGCGGAACCGTAAACCACCAAAGGCGGAAGGGAAGGCCACCGCATGTCGTTCGACGAGGAATGGTCCACGGCCCGGAGCACGGCAGCCGCCAACGTCTCCACGCGGCTCAACAGCGTCCCGGCAGCGCCCGGCCCGGGCGGTGGCAGTAGCGACCTCGAACTCGACCAAGACCACATCGGCGCGGTCGGCTCCGAGGCCTACCAGCTCCACACCCGGCTCTCCACCGACGGCAAGCACGCCGCCGCCTCCACCGCCGAGGCGGCCGGCGCGCTCTCGCGAGAGAACTTCGCGAGTGGTGCGGCCCTGCTCAAGGTCAACACCCGCTGGGAGAGCCAGCTCAAGACCCTCGTCGCCGCCTGCGCGAACATCTCCAACGGCCTGAACTACTCCCTCTCCTCGCACAGCAAGGAAGAGCACCAGTTGCACGCCGATTTCACGGCCTCCAAGATCGACCAGCTCCTCAAGTAGCGAAGGCAGCGGACACGTGCTGACGTACGAGAACGTGATGAACGCGCCCCTGGGCCCGCTCCAGACCGCGATCACCGACTGGGCCGCGATGGTCAAGAAGCTGGACGAACTGGCGGAGTCGGCCCGCAACGGCATGAAGGCCAAGTCGGACAAGGCCCAGTGGAACGGCGTCACGGCGGGCGTCGCCCGCCCCTTCATCGACAAGACGGCCAAGGAGTTCGAGGACGCGGCCCAGGAGGCCAAGGGAATTCACAAGGCGCTCACCGAGGGCCACGAGGCCTTCAAGGCCTCGCGCGAGCAGCTCCAGAAGATCGCCGACGTCGAGGCCCCCGCCGCCGGCTTCCGGGTGGGTGCCAACGGCAAGGTCGAGGCGGCTCCCTTCGCAAGCGACGCGGACCGGTACGCCGCCCGCCACGACCCGGACTACCTGGAGTCCGTCCGTGTGAACATCCCGCTCTGGCAGGCGAAGGTCGACGCGGTCATCGACAACTGCGACGACGTCGACCAGTCACTGGTCCGCATCCTCGCCGCCAACGTCACGGACGACAACAACTTCACCGTGGCCAAGTACGGCAGCCTCGACGCCGAACAGGCCGCCCGTGCCGCGGAGCTCGCGAGGAAGGGCCGCGGGCTCACGCACGAGGAGCTCGTCGAGCTCAATGAGCTGCTGGCCGACAACGCGAAGGTGCCGGAGTTCTCGACGAGGTTCTACGAGGCGCTCGGCCCCAAGGGCGCGCTGGAGTTCTTCGGAACGATGTCCACGGACACCTTCGACTACGCGAAGCAGGATCCGCAGCGGCTGGGGGACGTACAGGAACTCCAGCGGAACCTGGGCCTCAACCTCGCCACGGCCACGAACTCCGGGACCGAACCGCACCTGCCGGACAGCTTCGCCCAGGACCTGCGCAGACTCGGCACCGAGCGCATCCCGCTGGCCCGCTACGACCAGAACCCGCCCTACGGTTACCAGTTGCTCGGCGGCATCATGCGCTACGGCGCCTACGACCCCAAGTTCCTGGTCCCGATCGCCGAGCACGCCACCCAGATCCACGCCAAGGACCCGGACTTCTTCAACGGGGCACGCCAGATCAACGGCTACGGCAAGAACATGCTCAACCCGTCGGGTATCAACGGCGCCGGCTACGACCCGGTGGTCAGTTTCCTGGAGGCCCTGGGGCACAGCCCGGAGGCAGCCCGGCAGTTCTTCGACCCGGACGCGTCCCCGCAGGCGTACAACATGGACGGCACGGAGAAGTCCGGCCCCCCTGACCTGGGCAAGGGACCGGACAAGAAGCCGATCACGAGCTACCTCGACTTCTTCGCCAACGACAAGTACGACTTCACCATCGACATGGAGGGCACGAACCCGGACGACCTGAAGAAGGTCCAGACGTACATGCCGGACGCTCTTGGCCACGCCCTCGAAGCGGCGACGCTGGGCCGTGCCTGGGATGACCCGAAGCCTGTCCTCGATCGGACCGAGTCAGGTGCACATGTCATGGAAGCCGTCGTCGCCAAGTACGGCGGTGACGCCGGCCTGCTCAAGGCCCACGAGTCGCTTGCCGACAGCCTTGGCCATATGACCGCCGGATACATCGACGATGTGAACGCGGCGCTGGACGACAAGGGGACCGACAGCGTCTTCTCGCCGGGGCCGGGTGACAAACAGGCGCACGCAGCGTTCGGCCGGGAGGGCGCCCGTGATCTCCTCAGCGCTCTGGGGCAGCATCCGGACGCGTATGCGACCGTCTCCACAGCCGAGCGAATCCATGCGTCGAGCGTGCTGGAGACGCAGGGATTCCACGACGGGCAGATCGACGAAGGCAGGGCTCGGGCGACGATCCGCACCTCCGCCGAAGTCCAGGGGATGCTGGACGAGTCCAGGGCCGGTCAGGTCAAGGCCATGGGCGATTGGAAGCACGAGGAGTACGAGAAGGCCCACGAAAAGCAAGCCGCGTGGGTCGAGTTCGCCACTACGGGGGCACTGGTCGCGGGTGTCGCCTTTCTGCCGGCCACCGCTGCCGCCGCGGGCGCCGCGGCCATCCTCGTGCCCTTGGCCGTGGACCTGGGCAGCGGGGCTGTCGAGCAGGCTGCCTCGCAGGTCGTCGGCGAGTGGTCCGACGGTGCTGTGGAGCGGCACAAGGACGAGGGCGAAGCAAAGGTTCATGCCACGAACAAGCAGATGTACCAGGCGGGCGAGCACAGCGCGGAGGCGCCGATGAAGCAGTTCATCGAACGCCACGACATCGACCCGAACAGCAACTTCGGAAACGATCTCATCGAGTCGCAGCGCGACGGATACCAGGTGGGCAACTCTCGCGCCGTCCAGCAAGGACACGAGGCAGAAACGGGCAAGCCGAAGCCATGAGGAAAAACGTCGGAAGGCCGCGCTCGATCGTTTCGGTCCGCTTGGTGGCCCTCGGTGTCCTGGGTTCCCTGGCCGTGAGCTGCGGATCCACACCGGAGAGCGAGAAGTCGCCGGAACCGAAAACCGTGTCCGTGGGGCAGGTCTGCGGGGGAACGCTGTTCACGCCCGAGGCGGGCACCGCCCTGGAGCGGTTGATGGGCATCTCGGAATTCGTCGTCGAAGACGGGCAAGCGGATCTGAGCGCAGATGGCATCGCCAGGGTGATGGAGCAAAACTATCGGTCGGGCAGAGACGTCGTGGACGCGGACGCTGCGCAATGCCGGATCAAGGGAGCCCCGAAGCAGTCGGAGGGCGGGAAGCCCCGCTCAGCGCAGGCCGCGGTGGTCTTCCTGGGCCACACACGGTCCGCCGCCGAACCGAGCGGGCCGAGACTTCTTCGTGAGGGCAGGGCGCACACGGTCAAGTTCGATTGCGTGAGTTCCCGCGTCGGGTCCACCCGGCAGGTCCCCTTGAGGATCAGTGCCGCTTTCACCGTTGTCGAAGGCGACGCGTCCGGCAAAGCGACAGCCGCCGCCGACGCTCTCGTGCTCGTGCATTCCGCGGCCGTCTCGGTGGCCGAAGAGCTGCGCTGCGAGAACAACGGCGGGCTTCCGGGCCGCCCCGGGGAACTGGAGAAGTTCGCATCCGAACCCTAGGGCGGGCAAGGCGAAGGCCGCTCAGGGGAGCGCCTTCCCCTGAGCGGCCTTCGCCGTGGAAGCCGTGACCGGAATCGAACCGGCGTAACTCGCTTTGCAGGCGAGTCCCTAAACCACTCGGGCACACGGCTGTGTGGTGGTGATGGGTATGACCGTACGAGGGTGCGGGAGGGCGGGGGAAGGGGTGCCGGGGTCGTGCAATGCGACTGCCATGCCGCGTTCACAGTCCAGGGTGCGGAGCGCGGTCCTTGCGGCCCGGTCTCGCGGCTGCTGCCCGGTCACTGCCCCGGCTCAGAGCTCCTTGGTGGTGTTCAGGCGAGTGATCTCGGCAGCGTAGGCGGCGGTGCGGAGCGCCGATGTGCCGGAGACGTACAAGCCGGTGCCGACCGAGGCCAGGGGCAGGGAGAGGAGGAGGGCGGCGAGCATCGGGCCCCAGTCGCGCTCGGCGTCACAGCGTTCGCCGTCGTCGTTGACGTACGACACCGCGAACCTCCTGCTGTCCTGGTGGAAGGCGCGGGACTCGCACTCGACGGGCTTGAAGTCCCCGCCCTGGTCGACGCTGAAGGGGAAGACGAGCAGGTAGCCGATCCAGAGCCAGATGAGGGCGGCCGCGGCCAGCAATCCCCGGCCCCACCCCTGCTGGCGCAGGCCGCGCACACGGAACTCTCTGTCGTATATCTGTGCCAATGAGTTCATGGAGGCGAAGCTAGCGCAGGCCGGTCGCCCGGGACGTGGGCAAGCCGTCGGGGGCCGGTAGGCCTAGGGCCAGGGGCCGAGGTGGGATACGCCGAAAGGACAGGGTCGATATGGGGGGACGCACCTTACGCTGGGGCGATGAGCGTCCTCCCGCAGCGAGCTGCTGCACCCGCCGCACCGATACCCGGCCACCCGAAGGGCGGGGTCTTCGGGCCCGCGTACCGGACGCTCAGCATCGGGATCATCTCGGTCATCTTCCTGATCGCCTTCGAGGCCACCGCCGTCGGGACCGCCATGCCCGTGGCCGCCCGGGAGCTGGACGGGATCGCGCTGTACGCCTTCGCCTTCTCCGCCTACTTCACGACCAGTCTGTTCGGGATGGTGCTCTCGGGGCAGTGGGCCGACCGGCAGGGGCCGCTGCGGCCGCTGACCGTGGGGATCGGGTCCTTCGCCGCGGGGCTGGTGTGTTCCGGGACCGCCGGGGCGATGTGGATGTTCGTGCTCGGGCGGGCCGTGCAGGGGTTCGGCGGCGGGCTGGTCATCGTCGCGCTGTACGTGGTCGTCAGCCGGGCCTACGAGGAGCGGCTGCGGCCCGCGATCATGGCGGCCTTCGCGGCGAGCTGGGTCGTGCCCTCGATCGTCGGGCCGTTGGCGGCGGGGACCGTCACCGAGCACCTCGGGTGGCGCTGGGTCTTCCTCGGGATCCCCCCGCTGGTCTTCGTACCGCTCGCC harbors:
- a CDS encoding 2Fe-2S iron-sulfur cluster-binding protein; amino-acid sequence: MSENENTGTAGPTGSTGPHWGWEPVPHGGEYDSDATAFVKLPQDMLDALGTGEPLAAPGHGYVPPPMIVPLGTGSTDPAATGTWTIPVQWPEAGASAPVDAGAGAGGSGSAARAPIPASVPIPASVAAAFADPAAEPVAEPVAETFGQPHAEPFAESFAEPFGEPFGEPFAGNRAAVHEPGSTAEWRFPEAEASDVWTPGGAGDTGSFGQLAASADWSRAPATLPGGAAAPWAAHPDFEGARGYVAQQPGGDGPGSDGPRSDGAGSEGLGSDPLGSGVFPGVFAPAGGSFGSGPGRGPRVLGGPGVGTPLDGEPGYPAPHDIEAAHGPAQVPDSGERPHPGGEGEARGDEARGGEEARGADGARSADGAGAVEVEGVAGEAADPAGAGAVEAQQGDGGAVPAGGEAGAAPAPGTEDADLAVQAASAETAEGVSGERATYEEEDADAADAAAVAHHEHPSASYVLRVNGADRPVTGAWIGESLLYVLRERLGLAGAKDGCSQGECGACAVQVDGRLVASCLVPAATAAGSEVRTVEGLATDGELSDVQEALCRSGAVQCGFCVPGMAMTIHDLLEGNHAPSELETRQALCGNLCRCSGYSGVIEAVREVVAERGSAAEAAAAASAEARIPHQAPPGEGGVHGMQGNEGNHGDQGNQGNHGMQGNHGNHEGGTA
- a CDS encoding xanthine dehydrogenase family protein molybdopterin-binding subunit; protein product: MSAHDAATVPAAVTTPVSEGAEPAESAVPRGIGASVSATDTRAKTEGTFPYAADLWAEGLLWAAVLRSPHAHARILSIDTSAAAEMPGVRAVVTHADVPGATTHGRRIADRPVFAHDVVRHHGEPIAAVAADHPDTARLAAAAIAVEYELLDPVTDPEQAFGAPDLHPDGNLIRHIPLRYGDPEATGEFVVEGLYRIGRQDPAPIGAEAGLAVPRPDGGVEIYTASTDPHTDRDLAAACFGLEPDRVRVVVTGVPGATADREDAAFQLPLGLLALRTGCPVKLAATREESFLGHPHRHPTLLRYRHHADADGRLVKVEAQILMDAGAYADASSESLAAAVAFACGPYVVPHAFVEGWAVRTNNPPSGHVRGEGAMQVCAAYEGQMDKLAAALGMDGAELRLRNVLATGDLLPTGQTVTCPAPVAELLRAVRDHELPALPKDTPEEEWLLPGGLEGAGEPGAVRRGVGYGVGMVHMLGAEGTDEVSTATVKIVGGAATVICAAVDTGQGFSTLARQIVQETLGVDEVVTAPVDTDQPPAGPSAHGRHTWVSGGAVERAAKMVRTQLLQPMAHKLGMSTELLQIADGRITSYDGAFSTTVAEAMEGKELWATAQCRPHPTEPLDGDGQGDAFVGLAFCAIRAVVDVDIELGSVRVVELAVAQDVGRVLNPRQLAARIEAGVIQGVGAALTENLRTASGLIRHPDLTGYALPTSLDAPTVRIVKLVEERDVVAPFGAKPASAVPVVTAPAAVASAVRAATGRPVNRLPIRPSAAVAAPNS
- a CDS encoding WXG100 family type VII secretion target — protein: MATNFESHTHQQLLAMLASANAETLKARGAQLTDAAATIKEIGESLKDHRVTGWEGESATAFQDWVSRAGNATLRLSEYSAEGGKQLTQASQVVIEVKANMPTYDSGAAANLEASREYRNDPDAAQIGQQAHSKLSGDRQQAIQQMTKLAQGYEASATGMEMAEIPTFPKWPDPFVPPHVDGAETMARSGGTSGAGDSSHAPVTGGSSGSSSAFVPPSGAPAGQGGTSTGVPGPAPGTAPGPVPVPPDRNIGTGLDNVGPAPSTTLPPAPGVPGSPGPVGPGGGGSGITPGGFVPPVTLPPGGGVQKPIGGGGPGSFGPVGTVPGAGGMGGKGGGPGGVAGLPPRDSGISGGRPVTPSGPGASIPRGTVIGGEGAQAAGRGMGMGGGMGMGGGGAQGGLGSPTAGRRLASEPGGVVGGRQPGVGGRSISGGQPFTQGGSGLVRGASGASPMAGPMGHGGAGAPASGRRGDGRQGERPDYLAEDEETWRGDGRVVPPVID
- the mycP gene encoding type VII secretion-associated serine protease mycosin; translated protein: MAGFLLAGVAATPAHAETIRSQQWHLTSMKADDIWKTSTGKGVTVAIIDSGVDSIPELEGQVLPGKDYATSYKGDERTDWNNHGTTMAAIIAASGKHPSGDGSFGLAPGAKILPIRVPQGENASNPIWTEAIRYAADSDAKIINISMATSVEDPARIEAVKYALSKGKLIFAGVGNNGDAGNRVLYPAATPGVVGVGAIDKNGKATAESQHGPQVDLTAPGADIVTACASETQLCKNHGTSDATALASASAALIWSAHPDWTNNQVLRVMMNTAGKPVDGAERSDFVGYGVVRPRIAVPNPGDPGPADVYPLPDLAAAGGGTGTKAPSAPSSSSPEASAPAPQAVGKKDDGVGGSHLPWLGLGLGLGACLLIGGAVTAVVVRRRSR